The sequence TTGGCAAGCTGAAGAAAAGGATAGCAAGGTTATTCTATTAGAAATGCAAGTAATGTTGAGCACTAACAAAATAGTTAAAATTAAATTGGAGGAATAACGATGTTGTACAAAAATTTTTTTACAAACATTGAAAACATGTTACATCAGGTGATTGAAAAAGAGGGAGAGAAGATCGTTCAAGCGGCGGTTGTAATAGGAGAATCAATGAAGAAGAACGGTGTGCTTCATGTGTTTGGTTGTGGACACTCGCAAATGTATGCAATGGAATTGTTCTATCGAGCTGGAGGACTTGTACCAGTGAATGCAATACTTTCTCCTCCACTATCTTTAGAACCCTCCGCTCCATTAAGTACTTTTTCCGAGAGGCAGGAAGGACTGGCGAAAGTAATATTGGATCGAGAAAATGTCCAGCCACAGGATGTAATGTTAATCATTTCTACATCCGGCAGGAATGCTGTGCCAATTGAAATGGCTATTGAAGCAAAAAAGAAAGATTTACAGGTTATTGCACTTACCTCTTTATTTTTTTCTACAGAAGTAGAATCAAGATATAAAAATGGGAAAAAACTATATCAATTGGCCGATGTAGTCCTTGATAATCATGGAGAGCCCGGAGATGCAATTATGGAAATATCAGGTTTAAAGTCCAAATTCGGATCTACTTCTTCAATTATTGGGTTTACGATTTTACAGTCTATTATTGTCCAGGTGATTGAGAATTTAGTAAAAGACGGTGTAGAGCCGCCAATATATGTCAGTTCGAACCTTGATAAAGGGGATCAAATTAATCAACGTTTTATAAAAAAATATCGCAATCGAATAACTTGTTTATAAATGGAGGGATACTATGGAAATTATTACTGTATGTGGAATGGGGTTTGGAACCAGCTTGATGTTGAAAATGACGGTGGATGAAATATTGGAACAAGTAGGAATTAAAGCGGAAGTTAGTGCATTGGATGCAGGTTCAGCTAAAGGAAGAAATGCGGATTTAATTATTACTTCGGCAGATTTAGAGTCTGCGTTAGAAGGGGTGGAAGCAAATAAAATATTTATTGATAATCTCACAGATGCAGATGAAGTAAAGCAAAAACTGCTTCATTATTTGAATAAAGTAAGTAAATAGACAATTTGTACGGGCATTTGGAAACTCAAATGCAGCAAATCTAGCAAATTATTTAAAAGGGAGGGTTTACGAATGTTAAAAGCTATTGCAGAAATTCTTACTGTACCGGCAGTCACGTTGGGTTTAGTTGCATTGTTAGGTCTTTTGCTGCAAAGAAAAGAATTTACGGAGGTCATCAAGGGAACGATTAAGACAATATTGGGGATATTGATCCTAGGTGCTGGTGCCTCTTTAATTGTAACCAACTTAACCCCCTTTGCCACCATGTTCGAGGAAGCATTTCAGCTAAAGGGAGTAGTTCCGGTAGATGAGGCAGTTATTGCTGCCTTGGTTGATTCTGTAGCTGCCATTGGTAGAATGACTTCTTTTATATTGCTCTTTGGTTTTTTAACGAATATAGTATTAGCCCGAATAACGCCATTTAAATATATATTCTTAACGGGTCACATGATGTGGATACTCGCTGGGGCACTTGCATGGGCTTTTCATGACTTAGGTGTATCGGAAACATATGGTATCATTTTCGGTTCATTGATTAACGGAATGGTCTTGGTTTTATTACCGGCTTTAGCTCAACCTATTGTGCGAAAAATAACGGGACATGATAACGTTGCCTATGGGCATTTAACTACTGCAGGTGTAGTTGCTTCTGCATGGGTAGGTAAAATGTTTGGAAATCAAGAACAGGACAGTGAAAAGATTAAAATGCCTGAGAAGTTAAGCTTCTTTAAAGATACAGCTATATCGGTTTCATTAATTATGCTTATAATATACCTTATTACCGCACTTTTTGCTGGACCTGAAGTGGTGAATCCATTATCTAATGGACAAAATTATATCGTTTTTAGCATATTAAATTCCTTTGGATTCGCAGCAGGAGTGCTTGTCTTACTTCAAGGAGTAAGGATGTTTCTTGGGGAAATTATACCAGCGTTTCGTGGTATAGCATTAAAGGTTGTTCCAGGTGCAAAACCCGCTTTGGATGTACCAATATTTTTCCCGTATGCGCCTAATGCGCTTATGCTTGGTTTTATATTCTCCATTATCGGTATGGTCGTAGGAATGCTTGTCTCTACATTGTTTGGTACCATCGTTCCGTTACCGTCCATTATCGGCGGATTCTTTACAGGAGGTATTGCTGGGATATTCGGGAATACGTTGGGTGGAAGACGTGGAGCAATGATTTCGGGATTAATTTATGGAATTATATTAACCGTTCCAGTAGCTCTGTTCTATCCTTTATTTGGTTTAGAAGTATATGGTGTAGAAGGGCTTGCTTTCTTGGTACCAGATGGGATTATCGTTTTGGCTTTAATTAAGCTCTTCTTTGTTTTGGAAATTCCGATTATCGGTTTAATCGTTACGCTAGCTGCTTTCATCCTGTTAAGTGTGTTTTATAGAAAGAAGATCAATAAAGCAAACCTAGAATAATTGATAGCGACTTGGTAATATTAAAATCTTTTAAAGAAAGAAGTTGAATGAAAGAGAAAATAATTATTATTTACAACGTAGTGTTCGTGGGTACAAACATTAGTATGCACATTTTTATAATTCGTTTTTAATGAATAAGAAAAGCTCATTAATATTCATGGAGCTGGGACATAAAAATAGCACAAACCGAACAATTCATTTATGTGATTACCCCCAAAAGTTAGAGTTTTATTATACAGTTGATTGGCTGGATTGCGTTCGATACTCGACTGGGCTCAGCCCGGCCAATTTTTCTTTTATTCGTTCATGATTATACCAATAGATATATTCTTCAATCCGACTTTTTAATTCTTCATAGCTTACTAATTTTTCTCCATAATACATTTCTTGTTTTAAAATGCCAAAAAAATTCTCCATGGAAGCATTATCCGCACAGGTTGCTTTTCTAGACATGCTTTGGAATACTTTATTCTCTTTTAATGTTCTCACCCATTGGTTGTGCTGGTAATGAAAGCCTTGGTCAGAATGGATGGTGGTGCGATAGGTTGCATGATTCTTTATTATCTCTATCGTTTCTTTTAAAGGTTCTATGACAAGATCTAACGTTGGACGTTCCTTGATTTTATACGCAATAATTTCTCCGTTATAAAGGTCAAGAATCGGATTTAAATATAACTTCTCTTCACTTAGACATTTGAATTCTGTAATATCGGTTACTAATTTTTGAAGAGGAATTGGCGTGTTAAAACGGCGAGACAATCGGTTTTTCGCCACTTTTCCAACGTTTCCCTTATAGGAATTGTATTTACGGGATTTTCGCATAAATTTCACACATTTCAATCCCAATTCGCACATAATGCGATATACTTTTTTATGGTTGATAACGTATCCTAATTTATTTAGTTCTCTAGTAATACGTTTATAGCCATAACGTTCATGGAACTTTTTAAATAAATCTATAATGATTTTTTTTAGTACTTTGTCTGAATCTTCTCTGCCAAAATTTTTCACATGATAGTGATAGGTTGCTTCAGGTATGCCCACAGCAAGGAGAATATCTTTTAATCGGAATCCTTCTTCTTTAAGTCCAAATGCTACCTTTGCCTGTGCTTTTCGTGGAAGGCATTTGGATTCTCCCGAAAAGCTCGTAGCTTTTTTAGGTACGCATTTTCTAGCCTTAATAGTTCATTCTCTCGTTCTAATATTTCTTCACGTGTTAACTTTTTTTCTTCCTTTTTCTTCCGTTTATTGGGTTTCTTAGACATAGAAGACTCCCCCTTTGGTTTCAGGCCTTCTACTCCTTGTTCCTTAAATTCTTTCATCCAGCGTCTAATTAAGGAAGGGTTGTTCAATTTAAATTGAACAGCAGTTTCTAAAAAAGTAGCACCTGTCTTTAACACAAATTGTATCGTATTTAATTTAAATCGAACAGGATAAAACTTCCTAGCTTTTTTTCTTTTTAACCCATCCATTCCCTGAGACTTATAGACTTTCACCCATTCAAATATTGGTGTTGCGCTACCCATATTATATTTTTTTGCTAATAATTTATATCCTAGGTTGCCATATAAATACTCGGTGACAAGATTTATTTTAAATTCTTCACTATATTTAGCCATAAAAACACCCCCGAAAATTAGATTTCTACTCTAACTTTGGGGGGTCGGTACCCACCATCATTTAAAATTAAATTGGAGTAATATGTCGTTATCTACTATACTGATTGTAACAATCTATTGATACGTGTTTTTTAAAAAATACTGTTCGAATCGGGGTGGGATGATGAACTCTCGACAGTATGCAATCATTCAATTGCTTGATTATGCTGAAAGCGAACCACTAACCAGTGCTCAACTATCTGCTGAGATCAATGTGAGTCCGAAAACAATCAGAAATGATATCAAAGAATTGAATTCCATGTTAACAAGCTATGATATACACATTCAATCGAAGCGAGGGAAAGGCTATCTGTTAAGGGCAAAAAATAGAGATCATTTGGAGCGTTTTTTTCTTCATTATGCAAAAAAAGCTTCTACTATGATTCCGGTTGAATCTGAAGCGCGAGTTCACTTTTTAATGAAAAGATTGCTTTTTCATTCAGACTATATCAAAATAGAAGATTTACTTGCTGAATTATTTGTAAGTCGGTCCACTTTACAAAGTGATTTAAAAACAGTGCGAAACATTTTGCAATATTATAGCTTATCGATTGAGCATAAACCTAACTACGGCATGAAAGTTATAGGGAAAGAAGCGTCGATTCGTTTTTGTATTTCAGAATACATTTTTAACCAACAGCCAATATGGTTGGAAGGTCAATGGTTAAACATATTGTCAAGCGAAGAACTAGATATAATAAGAGAAGCAATTCTAAAAAATATTAGGAAACATCAGATCACTATTTCAGATATTAGTTTACAAAATTTAATGGTTCACCTTGCTATTGCCTATAAACGAATAAAAGAGAATAATCCTGTTCAAATTTTAAAAAAAGTTTTTTATGACTTAAAAGACAAAAAGGAATATAGGGTAGCTCAAGAAATATTAAAAGAGATTGAATGCAATTTAGACGTCCATTTTCCGAAAACGGAAATAGTTTATTTATCCATCCACTTAAAAGGGACAAAGTTGACATTCTTTACAAATGAAGCAATAGATTTGGAAATGGATACAAAGATATATCATGTAGTCCAAGAAGCAATACAGCATATTGACAAAACATATGGCTTACAACTATCCAGAGATAAAGAACTTCTAAATAATTTAACACTCCATCTAAAACCTGCTATCAGTCGTTACCAATACCAGATGAATATACGTAATCCAATGTTAGAAGAAATAAAGATGAAATGTCCTCTCTCATTTGAAGCGGCATTAACAGGCGCAAAGATAATTTATAAGAAACTAAAGATTCGGGTTAACGAAGATGAAATTGGTTATATAGCTCTCCATATTGAAGCTGCGCTTGAAAAGGCAAAGCGTTCTTCTGTTGGACGCAAACAATGTTTAATTGTCTGTGCATCCGGGCTGGGGAGTTCACAGCTGCTTTTACATAAACTAACCAATCTATTTGGGCAAAAACTTGAGGTTGTTGGCATCACGGAATATTATAATTTAACTCAGCACAGTCTGGAGGATATAGATTTTATCGTGAGTACCATACCTATTAGGGAGAAATTAGCTATTCCGGTTATCCATGTAAGTACAATCCTT is a genomic window of Virgibacillus proomii containing:
- a CDS encoding IS3 family transposase, with product MKARKCVPKKATSFSGESKCLPRKAQAKVAFGLKEEGFRLKDILLAVGIPEATYHYHVKNFGREDSDKVLKKIIIDLFKKFHERYGYKRITRELNKLGYVINHKKVYRIMCELGLKCVKFMRKSRKYNSYKGNVGKVAKNRLSRRFNTPIPLQKLVTDITEFKCLSEEKLYLNPILDLYNGEIIAYKIKERPTLDLVIEPLKETIEIIKNHATYRTTIHSDQGFHYQHNQWVRTLKENKVFQSMSRKATCADNASMENFFGILKQEMYYGEKLVSYEELKSRIEEYIYWYNHERIKEKLAGLSPVEYRTQSSQSTV
- a CDS encoding PTS sugar transporter subunit IIB, with the protein product MEIITVCGMGFGTSLMLKMTVDEILEQVGIKAEVSALDAGSAKGRNADLIITSADLESALEGVEANKIFIDNLTDADEVKQKLLHYLNKVSK
- a CDS encoding helix-turn-helix domain-containing protein, with product MAKYSEEFKINLVTEYLYGNLGYKLLAKKYNMGSATPIFEWVKVYKSQGMDGLKRKKARKFYPVRFKLNTIQFVLKTGATFLETAVQFKLNNPSLIRRWMKEFKEQGVEGLKPKGESSMSKKPNKRKKKEEKKLTREEILERENELLRLENAYLKKLRAFRENPNAFHEKHRQR
- a CDS encoding PTS ascorbate transporter subunit IIC codes for the protein MLKAIAEILTVPAVTLGLVALLGLLLQRKEFTEVIKGTIKTILGILILGAGASLIVTNLTPFATMFEEAFQLKGVVPVDEAVIAALVDSVAAIGRMTSFILLFGFLTNIVLARITPFKYIFLTGHMMWILAGALAWAFHDLGVSETYGIIFGSLINGMVLVLLPALAQPIVRKITGHDNVAYGHLTTAGVVASAWVGKMFGNQEQDSEKIKMPEKLSFFKDTAISVSLIMLIIYLITALFAGPEVVNPLSNGQNYIVFSILNSFGFAAGVLVLLQGVRMFLGEIIPAFRGIALKVVPGAKPALDVPIFFPYAPNALMLGFIFSIIGMVVGMLVSTLFGTIVPLPSIIGGFFTGGIAGIFGNTLGGRRGAMISGLIYGIILTVPVALFYPLFGLEVYGVEGLAFLVPDGIIVLALIKLFFVLEIPIIGLIVTLAAFILLSVFYRKKINKANLE
- a CDS encoding sugar isomerase domain-containing protein yields the protein MLYKNFFTNIENMLHQVIEKEGEKIVQAAVVIGESMKKNGVLHVFGCGHSQMYAMELFYRAGGLVPVNAILSPPLSLEPSAPLSTFSERQEGLAKVILDRENVQPQDVMLIISTSGRNAVPIEMAIEAKKKDLQVIALTSLFFSTEVESRYKNGKKLYQLADVVLDNHGEPGDAIMEISGLKSKFGSTSSIIGFTILQSIIVQVIENLVKDGVEPPIYVSSNLDKGDQINQRFIKKYRNRITCL
- a CDS encoding BglG family transcription antiterminator, giving the protein MNSRQYAIIQLLDYAESEPLTSAQLSAEINVSPKTIRNDIKELNSMLTSYDIHIQSKRGKGYLLRAKNRDHLERFFLHYAKKASTMIPVESEARVHFLMKRLLFHSDYIKIEDLLAELFVSRSTLQSDLKTVRNILQYYSLSIEHKPNYGMKVIGKEASIRFCISEYIFNQQPIWLEGQWLNILSSEELDIIREAILKNIRKHQITISDISLQNLMVHLAIAYKRIKENNPVQILKKVFYDLKDKKEYRVAQEILKEIECNLDVHFPKTEIVYLSIHLKGTKLTFFTNEAIDLEMDTKIYHVVQEAIQHIDKTYGLQLSRDKELLNNLTLHLKPAISRYQYQMNIRNPMLEEIKMKCPLSFEAALTGAKIIYKKLKIRVNEDEIGYIALHIEAALEKAKRSSVGRKQCLIVCASGLGSSQLLLHKLTNLFGQKLEVVGITEYYNLTQHSLEDIDFIVSTIPIREKLAIPVIHVSTILGDMDVLEIERVLENSVANIGDYILPEYTFFNYDFKTVHSIIQFLTSTLINDGRADKNYTLSVLERERKAPTSFGNLVAVPHPLEPGTNATFLSVLTLKKAITWGDKQVQLVILLNVNKTNKEELQPMFQSLVRLIDNKQTVFKLLACKTYAQMKNIIRTV